The Solanum lycopersicum chromosome 9, SLM_r2.1 genome window below encodes:
- the LOC138338596 gene encoding uncharacterized protein: protein MPVNPAGLTDAEVRASLAQMAQNVLRENPPVRSMADRLRDFTRMNPPIFTGAKTSEDPQEFIDELHMILVAMGATNIEKAELASYQLKDVAQSWCKMWRDSRVLGGVPVTWELFKTSFLERFFPREMKEAKVEEFINLKLGSMTVREYSLKFVKLSRYATPLVSTSREEMSRFLTGINGELEDECRAAMLHDNMDLSRLMVHVQQSGHMVRDCPQNRGQAGGNAQPRPTPQSAGAAEPPKRNRFYALKGREEQEKSADVVTGSTLSFVTPLLALNFEVLPEVLHNPIVVSTPLGENMRTDRVYQNCPIVVSGRAMCANLIELPMHDFDIILGMD from the exons atgccagttaacccagctgggttgactgatgcggaggtgagggcatctctagCCCAGATGGCACAG AATGTTCTGAGGGAAAACCCACCGGTTCGCAGCATGGCTGACAGACtgcgagacttcacgaggatgaatcctccaattttCACAGGGGCTAAGACTTCGGAAGATCCTCAGGAATTTATAGACGAGTTGCATATGATCCTGGTGGCCATGGGGGCTACTAatattgagaaggctgagcTGGCTTCCTACCAGCTCAAAGATGTTGCACAGAGTTGGTGCAAAATGTGGCGAGATAGCCGTGTCCTAGGAGGGGTGCCAGTCACCTGGGAGCTATTCAAGacatcatttttggaaaggttcttccctagagagatgaaagaggccaaggttgaggagttcatcaacctcaaGCTAGGATCTATGactgtcagggagtattccctgaagtttgtgaagctatcaag gtatgctactccCTTGGTTTCTACCAGCAGGGAGGAGATGAGCAggttcctcacaggaatcaatGGAGAACTGGAGGATGAGTGTCGggctgcgatgctccatgataatatggacctttctagattaatggtgcatgtccagcag agtggacacatggtcAGAGATTGTCCCCAGAACAGAGGTCAGGCTGggggtaatgctcagcctaggcctacCCCACAGAGTGCAGGAGCAGCCGAGCCTCCCAAGAGGAACAGATTTTATGCCTTGAAAGgtagggaggagcaggagaagtccgctgatgtggtcacag ggtctacgctttcctttgtgACTCCTCTACTTGCCCTTAATTTTGAAGTACTACCTGAAGTCCTGCAtaatcctatagtggttagtacgcctttaggagaaaatatGAGAACTGATAGGGTATACCAgaattgcccaatagttgtgagtggcagggctatgtgtgcaaacttgattgagttacccatgcatgattttgacattattcttggcatggactga
- the LOC101257806 gene encoding uncharacterized protein: protein MAEDGHKVILNVYDLSQGLARQLSTTFLGKAIEGIWHTGVVVYGHEYYFGGGIQHAPAGTTPYGTPIKVVDLGVTHIPKDVFEMYLQEISPRYTAETYSLLTHNCNNFSNEIAQFLVGATIPEYILNLPNEVTNSPMGALIMPMIQQLESTLRANAVPQAPQFRPATVAPASQPTLSVGKSSSSGINQSKKPESQDGEKKNVNVPSAVKPVEEQEKTPANAVVKDPLGDARNKVQEEITREFAAIMATGTLRASEAAALATKKVMQRYGDTFAAMN from the exons ATGGCTGAG GACGGTCACAAGGTTATCTTAAACGTCTATGACTTGAGTCAAGGTTTAGCTCGACAGTTATCTACTACTTTTCTGGGAAAAGCTATTGAAGGAATATG GCACACAGGAGTAGTGGTTTATGgtcatgaatattattttggagGCGGTATACAACATGCTCCAGCTGGGACGACACCATATGGGACTCCTATTAAAGTTGTAGATCTGGGTGTCACCCACATACCAAAGGATGTCTTTGAAATGTATTTGCAAGAGATAAGCCCTCGGTATACTGCAGAGACATACAGTTTGCTTACCCACAACTGCAACAATTTCAGCAATGAGATTGCTCAATTTTTGGTCGGTGCAACCATTCCAGAATATATTTTGAATCTTCCTAATGAGGTTACAAATAGCCCGATGGGTGCCCTTATAA TGCCTATGATACAACAACTGGAATCAACGTTGAGGGCTAATGCAGTACCACAAGCACCCCAGTTCCGACCAGCTACTGTTGCTCCTGCTTCCCAGCCGACACTTTCTGTTGGGAAGTCCTCTAGTAGCGGTATTAATCAATCCAAAAAGCCCGAGAGCCAAGATGGAGAGAAGAAGAATGTTAATGTGCCCTCTGCGGTCAAACCTGTGGAAGAGCAGGAGAAGACGCCTGCTAATGCGGTTGTGAAAGATCCTCTTGGTGATGCTCGGAACAAGGTACAAGAGGAAATCACCCGTGAATTTGCTGCAATCATGGCTACTGGGACATTGCGTGCAAGTGAGGCTGCTGCTTTAGCAACTAAAAAAGTTATGCAAAGATATGGAGATACATTTGCTGCTATGAACTAA
- the LOC101258101 gene encoding uncharacterized vacuolar membrane protein YML018C, with product MKDQSWRWVLGLVYIITVASIWIAASFVVQSVVDAGVSPFLVTYLCNSLFIVYIPFIEIVHFLEDKYGTVLFWRNNKDNTSDSPESEEVVLLDETSEQIIDENVDMGLDAKGRWTRSRVAKVSLLICPFWFLAQLTFNLSLKYTTVTSNTILSSSSSLFTFLVSLVFLGEVFTWVKLFSVLLCMGGTIIVSLGDSKSGSSKVALNPVLGDILSLVSAAMYAVYITLIRKKLPDDDGKSGHASMAQFLGYLGLFNMLIFLPIPLVLNFANLEPFNTLTWKQLGLIVGKGMFDNVLSDLLWAKAILLTSTTVATAGLTIQVPLAAIVDSLTGNAPPIMDYIGAAAVMVGFAGINIPSDSCSVPKEASIELENGKIQSTEQDHLSPR from the exons ATGAAAGATCAATCTTGGAGATGGGTTTTGGGTTTGGTTTATATAATTACTGTTGCATCTATATGGATTGCTGCTAGTTTTGTTGTTCAATCTGTTGTCGATGCCGGTGTTTCACCTTTTCTTGTTACATATCTCTGCAATTCTTTGTTCATAGTATAtattccctttattgaaattgttcattttctagaGGATAAATATGGTACCGTGTTGTTTTGGCGAAACAACAAAGATAATACCTCTGATTCACCAGAATCAGAGGAGGTTGTTCTTCTGGATGAGACAAGCGAAcaaattattgatgaaaatgttgatatgggtcttgaTGCAAAAGGGCGTTGGACACGCTCTAGAGTAGCAAAAGTTAGCTTGTTGATATGCCCTTTTTGGTTTCTAGCTCAGCTTACATTTAATCTATCACTCAAATATACAACTGTTACG tcGAATACCATCTTAAGCAGTTCCTCCAGCTTGTTTACTTTTTTGGTGTCTCTTGTATTCTTGGGAGAAGTTTTTACTTGGGTGAAGCTGTTCAGTGTTCTACTTTGTATGGGAGGAACAATCATTGTGAGCTTGGGTGACTCAAAATCAGGGTCTAGCAAAGTGGCTTTGAATCCCGTTCTTGGTGACATTCTTTCTCTTGTCTCAGCTGCTATGTATGCTGTTTATATAACCCTTATTCGTAAAAAGTTACCTGATGATGATGGGAAAAGTGGTCATGCTAGTATGGCACAGTTTCTTGGATATTTGGGTTTATTCAACATGCTCATATTCTTACCCATACCTCTTGTACTCAACTTTGCTAACCTTGAGCCATTTAACACGCTCACTTGGAAGCAACTTGGCTTGATAGTTGGTAAAG GTATGTTTGATAATGTGCTGAGCGATTTACTGTGGGCCAAGGCTATTCTGTTGACCTCCACAACAGTAGCGACAGCAGGACTGACCATTCAGGTTCCTCTAGCAGCAATTGTGGATTCACTGACAGGAAATGCACCCCCCATCATGGATTACATTGGAGCTGCAGCTGTCATGGTTGGTTTTGCAGGCATTAACATCCCTTCAGATTCATGTTCAGTACCAAAAGAAGCAAGCATTGAACTAGAAAATGGGAAAATTCAGTCCACAGAACAGGATCACCTATCTCCCAGGTAG